GCCGACCGCCCGGAACCTCGACGCGGACGGCGCGTTCCTGCCAGCCGAGGCGCTGCGGGCGCGGTTCGCGGACCTCGGGATCCGGCCGGGCGACGCCGTGGGTGTCTACTGCGGCTCGGGCGTCACGGCCGCGCACGAGATCGCGGCGCTCGCCATCGCCGGGATCGACGCGGCGCTCTACCCGGGATCGTGGTCGGCGTGGTCGAACCGGCCGGAGCGGCCCGCGGCGACGGGGGCGCAGCCGGGCGGGGTCTGACCCGGCCGCGTCCGGCGCGCGCCCGGGGTGACGACGCCCCCCTCAGCCCGCGAGCACCTTGCGGATCCGCTGCAGCGACACCGGCTCGGCCGTCGGCAGGTGCTGGGCGAAGAGGCTGAGGCGCAGCTCCTCCAGCATCCAGCGGGCGTGGACGAGCGACTCGGGCGCATGCGGCGCGGACGGGATCACGCCGCCGGCCTCGCGGTAGAGGTCGGTCGCCTTCTGCACCTCGGTCATCCAGGCGCGGTCGCGCGCGGGCTGGTCGGGGAGGCGCTGCACGCGGTGCGTGAGGCCGGACAGGTAGGCGGGCAGGCGCTGCAGGCGCGCGAGCCCGGTGGCCGAGACGAAGCCCGGGTGCACGAGCCCGGCGAGCTGCTCGCGCGCGTCGGTGAGCGCGCCGATCAGCTGCATGCTCGTGGCCTGCTTGATCGCCCGCTCGGCGTCGCGCGCGCCCGTGAGCACGCGGTTGACGAGCGCCACGGTGTCGAACATCGAGTCCATGACGACGCCGGACACGCGGTCGCGCGCCGTCTCGAACAGCTCCTTGGAGTAGATCGCGCCGCCGGGGGCCACGCGCTCGAGCACCTGGTCGATGCAGGCGAGCAGGCAGTCGTCGAAGAGCGCCTGCACGTTGGGGTACGGGCTCGTCGCGAGCATGAGCTTCTCCTGGCTCGTGAGGTGCTGCTTCACGTAGGCGGAGGGGTTGGCGATGGCGAGCACGAGCAGGCGCCGGACGCCGCCGGGCATGGCGCGCCCCTGGTCCTCGGCGGTCGCCATGAGGCGGATCGCGACGGTGGATCCCTCGTCGACGAGCGCGGGGTACGCGCGGATGACGTGCCGGCTGTCGCCCGTGCCGCCCTGCGCGGTGTCGACGAAGCGGGGCAGCTCGTCGAGGTCCCACGTGGTGAGGCCCGTGCGCTCCATGCCGCGCGTGGCGGGGCCCTTCGCTCCGGCGACGCGCTCGGCGGGACGCGCGGTGGCGCGGGCGACGCTGTCGCGCGCGCGGCTGGACAGGCGCGCCTGCAGCTCGGTGAGGTCGCGGCCGGCGGCGACCTCGCGGCCGCGCTCGTCGACCACGCGGAACGCCATGCGCAGGTGGGCGGGGATCCGGTCGAGGTCGAAGTCGTCGTCCGCGACGCGCACGTGCGCCTTCCGCATGATGAGGCCCGCGATGGTGGTGGTGAAGGCCACCGGGTGCTGCGGATCCGGCTCGGGCAGCCCCTCGAGCAGCCGATCGGCCCAGTCGGCGGCGGGCACCACGTTCTTGCGGAGCGCCTTCGGGAGGGCCTTGATCATGGCGGTCACGAGGTCGCGCCGCATGCCCGGCACCTGCCAGTCGAACCCGGCGGGGCTGAGGCGCGCGAGGAGCGCGAGCGGGACCTGCACGGTGACGCCGTCGTCGGGCGCGCCCGGCTCGAAGCGGTAGGTGAGGGACAGGCGCTGGTCGCCCTGCTGCCAGGTGGGCGGGAACGCGGCCTCGTCGACGTCCACCGCGTCCTCGGCGAGGAGCTCCTCGGCGGTCATCGTGAGGAGGTCGGGCGTCTCCTGCCGGGCCTTCTTCCACCAGCCCTCGAAGGCGCGCGTGGAGGCGACGTCGCGCGGGATCCGCTTGTCGTAGAACTCGAAGACGGCCTCGTCGTCGTTGAGGATGTCGCGGCGGCGCGTGCGCTCCTCCACCTCGGCGAGCTCCTCGCGGAGCTTCCGGTTCGCGCGGTCGAACGCCTGCTGCGACTCCCAGTCGCCCTCGACGAGCGCGTGCCGGATGAAGAGCTCGCGCGCGTACGCCGGGTCGATGCGGGAGAACTGCACGCGCCGCTTGAGCACGATCGGGACGCCGTAGAGCGTGACGCGCTCCCACGCCACCGTCGCGCCCTGCTTCTTCTCCCAGTGCGGCTCGCTGTGGGTGCGCTTCACGAGCCCGCCCGCGATCGGCTCGGCCCACGCCGGGTCGATGGCCGCGTTCGTGCGCGCGAACAGGCGGCTGGTCTCCACGAGCTCGGCGCTCATGATCGCGTCGGGCTGCTTCTTCGCGAGAGCGGATCCGGGGAACACCACGAAGCGGGACTGCCGGGCGCCGACGTAGTCCTTCTTCTGCGCGTCCTTCAGCCCGATGTGGGAGAGGAGGCCCGCGAGGAGCGACCTGTGGATCCCGTCCGGGTCGGCCTTCGGCTCGTTCATCTGGAGGTCGAGCGGGCGCGCGAGCTGGCGCAGCTGGCGGAAGACGTCCTTCCACTCGCGCACGCGCACGTAGTTGAGGAACTCGGCCTTGCACATGCGGCGGAACGCGCTGGAGGAGAGCTCGGCCTCCTTCTCCTCCAGGTGGTTCCAGAGGTTGAGGAGCGTGATGAAGTCGCTCGACGGATCCACGAAGCGCGCGTGCTGCTGGTCGGCCTGCGGGCGCTTCTCGAGCGGGCGCTCGCGCACGTCCTGGATGGTGAGGCCGGCCACGATGATCATGACCTCGCGGCTCACGCCGTGCTTGCGCGACTCGACCACCATGCGCGCGAACCGCGGGTCGATGGGCAGGCGCGACAGGTCGCGGCCCACCTTGGTGAGCGCCGGCGTGCCGTCGGGGGAGCGGACGACCGCGCCCAGCTCGGTGAGGAGGTCCACGCCGTCCTTGATGCCGCGCGAGTCCGGCGGCTGCAGGAAAGGGAACGCGGCGATGTCGCCGAGGCCGAGCGACACCATCTGCAGGATCACGGCCGCGAGGTTCGTGCGCAGGATCTCCGGCTCCGTGAACTCGGGCCGGCGGGCGAAGTCCTCCTCCGAGTACAGGCGGATCGCGATGCCGTCGCTCGTGCGGCCGGACCGGCCCGAGCGCTGGTTGGCGGACGCCTGCGAGATCGCCTCGATGGGGAGGCGCTGCACCTTGGAGCGCACGGAGTAGCGGGAGATGCGCGCGGTGCCGGCGTCGATCACGTACTTGATGCCGGGCACGGTGAGGCTCGTCTCGGCGACGTTGGTGGCGAGCACGATCCGGCGGCGGACGCCCGCCTGCGTCGACGGCTGGAAGACGCGGTGCTGGTCCGCCGAGGAGAGGCGGCCGTACAGCGGAAGCACCTCGGTGTGCGGGAGGTTCCGGCTGCGGATCGCGTCCTCGGCGTCGCGGATCTCGTTCTCGCCGCTGAGGAACACGAGCACGTCGCCCGACGACTCGGCCGCCAGCTCGTCGAGCGCGGCGTTGATCCCCTCGAGGAAGTCGCGGTCGTCGGCGGGGCGCTCGAGCGGGGCGTCGGCGAGGTCGTCGTCCTCGCCCGCGACGGCGGCCTCGGCCACGAGCGGCCGGTACCGGATCTCCACCGGATACGTCCGCCCGGACACCTCGACGATGGGCGCGTCGCCGAAGTGCCTCGAGAAGCTCTGCGGGTCGATCGTGGCCGACGTGATGATGAGCTTGAGGTCGGGACGGCGCGGCAGCAGCTGCTTGAGGTAGCCGAGCAGGAAGTCGATGTTGAGGCTGCGCTCGTGGGCCTCGTCGATGATGATCGTGTCGTACTTCTTCAGCAGCCGGTCGCGCTGCAGCTCGTTGAGCAGGATCCCGTCGGTCATGAGCTTGATGCGGGTGTCGGCCGAGACCTTGTCGGTGAAGCGCACCTGGTAGCCGACAAGCTGGCCGACCTCGCCGCCGAGCTCCTCCGCGATGCGCTCCGAGATGGTGCGCGCGGCGAGACGGCGCGGCTGCGTGTGGCCGATGCTCTCGCGGCCGAGCTCGAGGCAGATCTTCGGCAGCTGCGTGGTCTTGCCGGAGCCCGTCGCCCCGGCGACGATGACGACCTGGTTGTCGCGGATGGCGTCGGCGATCTCATCGCGCATCCGGCTGACGGGGAGCTCGGGCGGGTACGCGATGCTGGATTCCATGCTGGTGTCAGTCTATCCGCGGGCCGTCGAGCACCCCGGGGGCGGGCGCCGGTGGCTATCGTCGTGAGGGAGGCGCCGGACCGCTGGGCGCACGGGCGGCATCCGTCGTCCGAGTCGACGACGACCGACGGGATCCGCCCATGACCTCCGACACGCCCCTCCAGCCCGAGCACGAGCAGCCCCACGGCGGGTTCGCCTCCGTCTCGGTCGCCGCGATCCTCGCCGAGTCCGCCGAGCGGCACGCCGACCGCGTCGCCGTGGTGGTGGGGGACGTCTCCACCACCTACCGCGAGCTCTGGGACGAGACGCGCGCCTACGCCGGCGCCCTCGCCGAGCGCGGCGTGGGGGAGGGCACGCGCGTCGCGATGCTCATCCCGAACGTCGCCGACTTCCCGCGCGTCTACTACGCGGTGCTCGCGCTCGGCGGCGTCGTCGTGCCCGTGCACGCGCTGCTCAAGGCCGACGAGATCGCGTACGTGCTGCGCGACTCGGGATCCGCGCTCCTCGTCTGCGCCGGACCGCTGCTCGAGCAGGGCGCGAAGGGCGCCGCGCTCGCCGACGTGCCCGTGATCAGCGTGCTCGTGCCCGCCGCCACCGAGGGCGGACCCGACCGGCTGGAGGAGCTCGCGCAGGCCGCGACGCCCATCCGCACCTACGTGCCGCGCCGGCCGTCCGACACCGCGACGATCCTCTACACGTCCGGCACCACGGGCCAGCCGAAGGGCGCCGAGGGCTGCCACCTCGCGCTCGTGATGCAGGTCGACGTGCTGCTGCTCGACACCTTCGACCTGCGCGCGGGCGATCGGATCCTCGGCTGCCTGCCCCTGTTCCACACCTTCGGGCAGACGTGCACCATGAACGCGTCGTTCCGCGCGGGCGCGACCATCGTGATGGTGCCGCGCTTCGACGGCGACACCGCGCTCGCGCTCATGGTCGAGCACGACACGCAGGTGTTCATGGGCGTGCCGACCATGTACTACGCCCTGCTCGCGGCGGCCGGGCGGAACCCCGCGCGCCCGCACCTCCGGTACGCCATCTCGGGCGGCGCCGCGATCCCCGTCGCCGTCATCGACGCGTTCCGGGAGCAGTTCGACGCGGAGATCCACGAGGGCTACGGCCTGACCGAGACCTCGCCCGTCGCGTCGTTCAACCACGTGGGCGTCGAGGCCCGGCCGGGCACCGTCGGGAGACCGATCTGGGGCGTTCAGGTGGAGATCGCCGACCCCGAGCACGAGGACCGCGTGGAGCTCGTCGAGCGCGGCACGCTCGGCGAGATCGTGATCCGCGGCCACAACCTCATGAACGGCTACCTGCACCGCCCCGAGGACACCGCGCGCGCGGTCGTCGACGGCTGGTTCCGGACGGGCGACCTCGGCACGATCGACGACGACGGCTACATCCGCGTGGTCGACCGGACGAAGGACATGATCCTGCGCAACGGCTACAACGTGTACCCGCGCGAGGTCGAGGAGGTGCTCGCCCGGCACGACGCCGTCGCGCAGTGCGCGGTGTTCGGCGTGCCGCACGAGGAGCACGGGCAGGAGATCGTCGCCGCGATCGTGGCGAAGGCGGACGCGACGGTCGACGCCGCGGAGGTCGTCGCCTACATGAGGGAGCGCATCGCGTCCTACAAGTACCCGCGCCGCGTCGAGGTGGTCGAGGCGCTGCCGCTCGGGCCGAGCGGCAAGGTCCTCAAGCGGACGCTCGTCGAGCGGTTCGGCGCGTGAGCGGCGGCGTCCTCCGCACGCCCATCCCGTCGGTGCCGATGGGCGACGGGATCCCCATCCCGCAGTTCGGCGTCGGCACCTACAAGGTGACGGACGCCGACGCCGAGCGCGTCGTCGCCGAGGCGCTCGAGGTCGGCTACCGGCACATCGACACCGCGGCCATGTACGGCAACGAGGAGGGCGTCGGACGCGCGATCCGCGCGTCCGGCGTCCCGCGCGACGAGCTGTTCGTCACCACCAAGGTCTGGAACGACGACCACGGGCGCGAGCGGGCGGATGCGGCGATGCGCCGCAGCCTCGACCGGCTCGACCTCCCCGCGGTCGACCTGATCCTCATCCACTGGCCCGCCGCCGAGCGCGGCCTCTACGTCGAGACGTGGGAGGCGCTCGCCGCGGCGCGCGAGGAGGGGCTCACCCGCTCGATCGGCGTCTCCAACTTCCTCGTGCCGCACCTCGAGGCGCTGGACGCGGCCGGGCTCCCGGCACCCGCGGTCGACCAGATCGAGCTGCACCCGCGGCACCAGCAGCGGGACACCACGGCGCACCTCGCGGAGCACGGGATCGCCGTGCAGGCGTGGAGCCCGCTCGCGCGCGGCGCCGTCGCGGACGCGCCGGTCGTGCGCGACGCCGCCCGCGCCCACGGCCGGACCGATGCGCAGGTCGTGCTGCGCTGGCACGTGCAGCGCGGCACGATCGTCTTCCCGAAGACCACGCGCCGCGAGCGGCTCGTCGAGAACGCGGACGTCTTCGACTTCGCGCTGACCGAGGAGGAGATGGCCGGGATCACCGCGCTCGAGGCCGCCGGACGCGTCGGCAGCCACCCGGACGCCGTGGTCTGACCCGGGCGCTCCCCCGCGCGGGCGATCGCGTCACCTGCGGCGGGTACGGTGTCCGTCATGTCCCAGCACCGCATCCGCACGCGCCTGAAGTCCGTGGTCGCCCGGGGCATCTCGCCCCTCGGCGCGCATGCCGGCGGCGGGGCGTCGCGCGCGCGGGCCGAGCGGGAGGCGGACGGCGTGGCCGACCCGACGGGCGTCCGCCGCCCGAGCCTCGTCGACAACGGCGTGTACGTCGACGGCTGCCGCGTCGCCTCGCCCGCCACCCTCGCCGACACGTTCCGCGAGCTGGACGAGCGGCCCGAGGCCATGGCGTGGATCGGCCTCTACCGGCCCACGGTCGAGGAGCTGCAGGCGCTCGCCGAGGAGTTCGACCTGCACGAGCTGGCGGTGGAGGACGCGGTCCAGGCCCACCAGCGCCCCAAGACCGAGCGCTACAGCTCCACGCTCTTCACGGTGCTGCGCGCCGCCCGCTACGTGGACGACCGCGAGGAGGTGGAGTGCGGCGAGCTGCACGTGTTCCTCGGGCGCAACTTCGTGATCACCGTCCGGCACGCCGAGTCGCCCGACCTCTCCGCGATCCGCACGCGCATGCAGGAGCGGCCCGAGCTCCTCTCGCACGGCCCGCAGTCGGTGCTGTACGCGATCCTCGACGCCGTCGTCGACGGGTACGCGCCCGTCGTCACCGGCCTCGCCAACGACATCGACGAGATCGAGGACCAGGTGTTCGACGGGGATCCGGCCGTGTCCCGCCGCATCTACGAGCTCTCCCGCGAGGTCATCGACTTCCAGCGCGCGGTGCGGCCGCTCGGCGGCATGCTGCAGCAGCTGCAGGCGGGATCCGGCAAGTACGAGGTGAGCGAGGACCTCCAGCAGGCGCTCCGCGACGTGGCCGACCACGTCATCGTCGTGAACGAGCGCGTGGAGGAGTTCCGCGTGCTGCTGCGCGACATCCTCACCGTGAACTCGACGCTCGTCGGGCAGCGCCAGAACGAGGAGATGCGCGAGCTCAGCGAGTCGAGCAACCGGCAGAGCGTGGAGACCCGCAAGATCTCCGGCTGGGCGGCCATCCTCTTCGCCCCCACGCTCGTCTCGAGCGTCTACGGCATGAACTTCGACCTCATGCCGGAGCTGCACTGGGACTGGGGCTACCCCTTCTCCCTCGTGCTCATGCTCGGCGTGAGCGGCGTGCTCTACGGGATCTTCCGCAAGCGCGACTGGATCTGACGCCGGGGTCGGCGCCGCGCCCCGCGCGTAGCGTGGACGCATGCCCAACCGCCTCGCCGACGCCGTCAGCCCGTACCTCCTCAGCCACGCGGACAACCCGGTCGACTGGCGGCCGTGGGGCGAGGAGGCGTTCGCGGAGGCCGCGCGACGGGACGTGCCGGTGCTCGTCTCGGTCGGCTACTCGACCTGCCACTGGTGCCACGTCATGGCGCGCGAGACGTTCTCGGATCCGGCGCTCGCCGAGCGCCTCAACGACGGGTTCGTCGCGATCAAGGTCGACCGCGAGGAGCACCCGGAGGTCGACGCGGCGCTCATCACCGCGGCCGGCGCCTTCACCGACCAGCTCGGCTGGCCGCTCAACGTGTTCACGACGCCGGAGGGCCGCACCTTCCACGCGGGCACCTACTCGCCGCCCGAGCCGCGCGCCGGGCACCCGTCGTTCCGCCAGGTGCTCGACGCCGTGGCCGACGCGTGGACCACCCGTCGCGACCAGGTCGAGCAGGGCGCGGGGCAGCTGAGCGCCGCGATCCGCGAGGCGTCCGCGCGCGGATCCGTCGCCTCGCCGCTCCCCGACGGCGCGGCCCTCGACCGGGTCGCCGCCGAGCTCGCGGGCTTCGAGGACCCCGAGCACGGCGGGTTCGGATCCGCGCCCAAGTTCCCCGTCGCGCCCGTGGTGCTGCTGCTCGACACGCTCGCGACCTCGGGGGCGCTCGCGCCCGAGCGCGCGACGGCGACGGGCGCGCTCGTCAGCCGCACCCTCGACGCGATGGCCGGATCCGACCTGCGCGACCGGGTCGAGGGCGGCTTCTTCCGCTACTCCACGCGCCGCGACTGGTCCGAGCCGCACTACGAGCGGATGCTCTACGACAACGCCCTGCTCCTCGACGCCTACGCGCGCGCCGGGGACGAGGAGGTCGCGGCGGGGATCGCGGCGTTCCTCACGGGGACGCTGCGGCGCGCGTCCGGCGGGTTCGCGTCGGCGCAGGACTCCGAGAGCACGGTCGGCGGGCGCCGCGTCGAGGGCGGGTACTACGCGCTCGACGCCGCCGGGCGCGCGGCCGAGGAGCCGCCGGCCGTCGACGGCAAGGTGCTCACCGGCTGGAACGGGCTCGCGATCGGCGCGCTCGCCCGGGCCGGCCGCGCGTTCGGCCGGCCCGCGTGGAGCGACGCGGCCCGCGCCGCCGCCGACATGCTGCTCCAGGAGCACGTGCGCGCCGACGGGTCGCTCGTGCGCGCGTCGATCGACGGGCGCGTGTCGCCCGCGGTCGCGACGCTCGAGGACCATGGGATGCTCGCCGACGGGCTGCTCGCGCTCGCGCTGGCGACCGGCGAGGTCGGCTACGCGGTGCGGGCCCGCGGGATCGTGGACGCGCTCGTCGATGCCGCCGACGCCGACGCCGGCGAAGCCGCCGCCGGGCAGCCCGGGTCGGGACAGTCGCAGCCCGGCGCCGCGGGGTTCCGCGTGCCCACGGGCGCGGATCCGGTGCTCGCGGGCTTCGGCCTCGACCTCGCCGCCGACCCGTCCGAGGGCGCCTACCCGTCGGGCCTCACCGCCGCCTCCTCGGCCGCGCGCGTGCTCGGGCGGCTGACGGCGGATCCGCGCTACGAGCGGGCGGCCCGCGCCGCGCTCGCGACGGTCGCGGCGGGCGGCGTCACCCGGCCGATCGCGTTCGGCGGGGCGCTCGAGCAGGCGGTGGCGCTCGAGGCGGCCGGCCGCCAGCTCGTCGTGGTGCTGCCGGACGGCGCCGACGCGGCGGGCGACCCGCTCGCGGAGCTCGCGCGCGGCCGCATCCGCCCGCCCGACGTGGCGCTCGTGGTCACCGAGACGGCCGCGCGCGCGTGGGCCGACGCGGGCTTCGAGCTCCTCGCGGACCGTGCCGCGGGATCCGCCGCCACCGCGTACCTGTGCGCCGACTTCGTCTGCCGCCTCCCGGTGACGACGGCGGACGCGCTGCGGGCGCAGCTGGACGACGCGGCCTGACGGCTCAGGCGACCACGTCCTCCCCGTGGGCGAGGATCCGCTCGAGCTCGGCGAGCTGCCGGGGCGACGGATCCACGAGCGGGGCGCGCACGGATCCCACGGGCACGCCCCCGAGCCGCAGCCCCGCCTTGATCAGCGACACCGCGAACCCGGGCGTCTCGTCGCGCAGGCGCACGAGCGGCGTGAAGAACTCGTGGAGGAGGGACCGCTGCCGCTCGTGGTCGTCCGCGCGGTACGCCGCGTGGAAGGCGCCCGCGATGCGGGGCGCCATCGCGAACACGGCCGACGAGTACAGCGGCACGCCGATCGCCCGGTACGCGGCCTGGCTCGACTCGGCCGTGAGCAGCCCGTTGAAGAACTGCACGTCGTGGCGCCCGGCCCGGCGCGCGGCGAGCACGAAGCGCTGGAACAGGGCCACGTCGCCCGCGCCGTCCTTGATCCCCGCGAGCGTCGGCAGTGCGAGGAGCCGCTCGACCGTGGCCTCCGTGAACTGCGCGGTGCCGCGGTGGTACGCGATGAGGGGGAGCGGCGTCGCGCGGGCGACGGCCTCGACGTAGGCGGCGAGGCCCTCCTGCGGGCCGGCGACGAGGTACGGCGGGAGCACGAGGATCCCGTCGGCGCCGAGCTCGGTGGCCAGCCGCGCGCAGCGCCGGGCGTGCCCGAGCGGGCCGCCGACCCCGGCGATGACGAGGTGCCGGCCGCCCGCCGCGGCGACCCCGGCGCGGAGGGCCTGGGCGTACTCGTCGATGTCGAGCGCGTGGAACTCGCCCGTGCCGCACGCGACGAAGGCGGCGCCCGCGCCCTGGTCGAGGCCGTGGGACACGTGCGCGGCCAGCACGTCGACGTCGACACGGTCGGCGGCGTCGAACGGCGTGACGGGGAAGAAGAGCACGCCCTCGAAGGGCGGCAGGAGGCCAGCGGTCGCGGGTGCGGCGGCGGGCGCGGGGTGGGCGGCGGTGTCGGTCGTCGTCATCAGAACCTCGGGAGGGTGGGGTCGTAGGCGGGCTGGATGCTCGTCATGTAGCCGGAGTCGTCGCGCGCGCTGCGCCCCGACTCGACGAACACGCGGTGCTGGCGGGCGAGGGCGTCACGGTCCAGCTCGACGCCGAGGCCGGGGGCGGTCGGCACGGCGACGGATCCGTCGACGATCTCGAGCGCGCCCGGCACGATCACGTCGTCGCCGCGGTTCCACGGGTAGTGCGTGTCGCAGGCGTACGCGAGCTCGGGGCTGGCGGCGGCGACGTGCGTCATGGCCGCGAGCGAGATCCCCAGGTGCGAGTTGGAGTGCATGGAGAGCCCGACCCCGAAGGTGCGGCAGATGGCCGCGAGCTCCCGGGTGTGCGCGAGCCCGCCCCAGTAGTGGTGGTCGGAGAGCACGATCTGCACGGCGTCCTTCGCGAACGCCTCGCGGATCTGCTCGAAGGTCACGACGCACATGTTCGTGGCGAGCGGCTGCGGCACCCGGGCGGCGACGCGTGCCATGCCGTCGATGC
The genomic region above belongs to Clavibacter phaseoli and contains:
- the hrpA gene encoding ATP-dependent RNA helicase HrpA, whose protein sequence is MESSIAYPPELPVSRMRDEIADAIRDNQVVIVAGATGSGKTTQLPKICLELGRESIGHTQPRRLAARTISERIAEELGGEVGQLVGYQVRFTDKVSADTRIKLMTDGILLNELQRDRLLKKYDTIIIDEAHERSLNIDFLLGYLKQLLPRRPDLKLIITSATIDPQSFSRHFGDAPIVEVSGRTYPVEIRYRPLVAEAAVAGEDDDLADAPLERPADDRDFLEGINAALDELAAESSGDVLVFLSGENEIRDAEDAIRSRNLPHTEVLPLYGRLSSADQHRVFQPSTQAGVRRRIVLATNVAETSLTVPGIKYVIDAGTARISRYSVRSKVQRLPIEAISQASANQRSGRSGRTSDGIAIRLYSEEDFARRPEFTEPEILRTNLAAVILQMVSLGLGDIAAFPFLQPPDSRGIKDGVDLLTELGAVVRSPDGTPALTKVGRDLSRLPIDPRFARMVVESRKHGVSREVMIIVAGLTIQDVRERPLEKRPQADQQHARFVDPSSDFITLLNLWNHLEEKEAELSSSAFRRMCKAEFLNYVRVREWKDVFRQLRQLARPLDLQMNEPKADPDGIHRSLLAGLLSHIGLKDAQKKDYVGARQSRFVVFPGSALAKKQPDAIMSAELVETSRLFARTNAAIDPAWAEPIAGGLVKRTHSEPHWEKKQGATVAWERVTLYGVPIVLKRRVQFSRIDPAYARELFIRHALVEGDWESQQAFDRANRKLREELAEVEERTRRRDILNDDEAVFEFYDKRIPRDVASTRAFEGWWKKARQETPDLLTMTAEELLAEDAVDVDEAAFPPTWQQGDQRLSLTYRFEPGAPDDGVTVQVPLALLARLSPAGFDWQVPGMRRDLVTAMIKALPKALRKNVVPAADWADRLLEGLPEPDPQHPVAFTTTIAGLIMRKAHVRVADDDFDLDRIPAHLRMAFRVVDERGREVAAGRDLTELQARLSSRARDSVARATARPAERVAGAKGPATRGMERTGLTTWDLDELPRFVDTAQGGTGDSRHVIRAYPALVDEGSTVAIRLMATAEDQGRAMPGGVRRLLVLAIANPSAYVKQHLTSQEKLMLATSPYPNVQALFDDCLLACIDQVLERVAPGGAIYSKELFETARDRVSGVVMDSMFDTVALVNRVLTGARDAERAIKQATSMQLIGALTDAREQLAGLVHPGFVSATGLARLQRLPAYLSGLTHRVQRLPDQPARDRAWMTEVQKATDLYREAGGVIPSAPHAPESLVHARWMLEELRLSLFAQHLPTAEPVSLQRIRKVLAG
- a CDS encoding aldo/keto reductase translates to MSGGVLRTPIPSVPMGDGIPIPQFGVGTYKVTDADAERVVAEALEVGYRHIDTAAMYGNEEGVGRAIRASGVPRDELFVTTKVWNDDHGRERADAAMRRSLDRLDLPAVDLILIHWPAAERGLYVETWEALAAAREEGLTRSIGVSNFLVPHLEALDAAGLPAPAVDQIELHPRHQQRDTTAHLAEHGIAVQAWSPLARGAVADAPVVRDAARAHGRTDAQVVLRWHVQRGTIVFPKTTRRERLVENADVFDFALTEEEMAGITALEAAGRVGSHPDAVV
- a CDS encoding thioredoxin domain-containing protein; translation: MPNRLADAVSPYLLSHADNPVDWRPWGEEAFAEAARRDVPVLVSVGYSTCHWCHVMARETFSDPALAERLNDGFVAIKVDREEHPEVDAALITAAGAFTDQLGWPLNVFTTPEGRTFHAGTYSPPEPRAGHPSFRQVLDAVADAWTTRRDQVEQGAGQLSAAIREASARGSVASPLPDGAALDRVAAELAGFEDPEHGGFGSAPKFPVAPVVLLLDTLATSGALAPERATATGALVSRTLDAMAGSDLRDRVEGGFFRYSTRRDWSEPHYERMLYDNALLLDAYARAGDEEVAAGIAAFLTGTLRRASGGFASAQDSESTVGGRRVEGGYYALDAAGRAAEEPPAVDGKVLTGWNGLAIGALARAGRAFGRPAWSDAARAAADMLLQEHVRADGSLVRASIDGRVSPAVATLEDHGMLADGLLALALATGEVGYAVRARGIVDALVDAADADAGEAAAGQPGSGQSQPGAAGFRVPTGADPVLAGFGLDLAADPSEGAYPSGLTAASSAARVLGRLTADPRYERAARAALATVAAGGVTRPIAFGGALEQAVALEAAGRQLVVVLPDGADAAGDPLAELARGRIRPPDVALVVTETAARAWADAGFELLADRAAGSAATAYLCADFVCRLPVTTADALRAQLDDAA
- a CDS encoding long-chain-fatty-acid--CoA ligase, with amino-acid sequence MTSDTPLQPEHEQPHGGFASVSVAAILAESAERHADRVAVVVGDVSTTYRELWDETRAYAGALAERGVGEGTRVAMLIPNVADFPRVYYAVLALGGVVVPVHALLKADEIAYVLRDSGSALLVCAGPLLEQGAKGAALADVPVISVLVPAATEGGPDRLEELAQAATPIRTYVPRRPSDTATILYTSGTTGQPKGAEGCHLALVMQVDVLLLDTFDLRAGDRILGCLPLFHTFGQTCTMNASFRAGATIVMVPRFDGDTALALMVEHDTQVFMGVPTMYYALLAAAGRNPARPHLRYAISGGAAIPVAVIDAFREQFDAEIHEGYGLTETSPVASFNHVGVEARPGTVGRPIWGVQVEIADPEHEDRVELVERGTLGEIVIRGHNLMNGYLHRPEDTARAVVDGWFRTGDLGTIDDDGYIRVVDRTKDMILRNGYNVYPREVEEVLARHDAVAQCAVFGVPHEEHGQEIVAAIVAKADATVDAAEVVAYMRERIASYKYPRRVEVVEALPLGPSGKVLKRTLVERFGA
- a CDS encoding magnesium and cobalt transport protein CorA, whose protein sequence is MSVMSQHRIRTRLKSVVARGISPLGAHAGGGASRARAEREADGVADPTGVRRPSLVDNGVYVDGCRVASPATLADTFRELDERPEAMAWIGLYRPTVEELQALAEEFDLHELAVEDAVQAHQRPKTERYSSTLFTVLRAARYVDDREEVECGELHVFLGRNFVITVRHAESPDLSAIRTRMQERPELLSHGPQSVLYAILDAVVDGYAPVVTGLANDIDEIEDQVFDGDPAVSRRIYELSREVIDFQRAVRPLGGMLQQLQAGSGKYEVSEDLQQALRDVADHVIVVNERVEEFRVLLRDILTVNSTLVGQRQNEEMRELSESSNRQSVETRKISGWAAILFAPTLVSSVYGMNFDLMPELHWDWGYPFSLVLMLGVSGVLYGIFRKRDWI
- a CDS encoding 5-dehydro-4-deoxyglucarate dehydratase, with product MTTTDTAAHPAPAAAPATAGLLPPFEGVLFFPVTPFDAADRVDVDVLAAHVSHGLDQGAGAAFVACGTGEFHALDIDEYAQALRAGVAAAGGRHLVIAGVGGPLGHARRCARLATELGADGILVLPPYLVAGPQEGLAAYVEAVARATPLPLIAYHRGTAQFTEATVERLLALPTLAGIKDGAGDVALFQRFVLAARRAGRHDVQFFNGLLTAESSQAAYRAIGVPLYSSAVFAMAPRIAGAFHAAYRADDHERQRSLLHEFFTPLVRLRDETPGFAVSLIKAGLRLGGVPVGSVRAPLVDPSPRQLAELERILAHGEDVVA